In Sesamum indicum cultivar Zhongzhi No. 13 linkage group LG8, S_indicum_v1.0, whole genome shotgun sequence, the sequence GCCGATGGTGTTCGACATGTTCTGGTtacgataatttttttgatatacgttataaatttattaaattcttaaaatttaataaaaatcatactGGCATAGGAAAGTTCATTCTAcctcatttttttcctttgtacTTAATTTTGAGGTTATGggcttcttttatttttttttcaataatatcatcatctataaatattatttatttatatccaataccaaaactaaaattaatgacTTTCTTATTATAGTCGTAACtatttttctatgaattatttattaatgatgtatgtatgtacatgtatatgcttatattttttgttatacaataattaaataattacgctcgaaatgtattatattttttttaaaaaaattatatattccagtatttgtattatatgaCAGCATGTTATTATGTCTTTATTGGTTCATcataaatagttatttttacaatattatagtaaaaataagTACTTGTCCGGCACATGTTACAATCGGGATAGAATTATTTCGTCtctattttgacaaaaattggAGCAAAATATTTACCCATAATAGAATTATTTGATTActttctaataatattttatttaactatggAAAAATACGTAATAATATAACTAATCAGGAgacgaaaaaagaaaaaattataagaaaaaaacaataaaacatgaaaataagaaaatataaagacTAACGGCCGTTCGATTTAACAGAGCTATTGATTAaagaaaaggactaaaaatgcataattatcaaaatcttAGGACTGAATATGAGTAATCtgtaaattacaggactacaTTTGCAATACACATCTTATTTATGGAATGAGTGCAGAGAAGTacaatatttacaattaaattcCCAGATTCCCAGTCTTAGCTGGGACAGTTTGGTCAAAGTCAACAGGCACCCATGGTGTGTTGCTGTGttggtgtaatttttggaCACATAAAAACTCTTACACATGTTGTTCTTGTGGTTTTTCTACTCTAAATCAACTTATTGTAGTTTCATatacaaataccaaaatttgcAAATTATTGTCTATTTAGGTTGGAGTTTCAGTTGTTCCTAAAAAGACACCTCACTATAAATCAAACTACTCATTTTTAATCAGTATAAGACACATATCAACATTAGATAAAAACACAAGTCAGTGTAATTTCTTAACTctaatattttgtgttttttcgAAACAAAAAACGAAATATAAATCGCTTCATTCGATCAAGGTAATTATGTTTTTGGGTAATGTTCGGAAAGCTAAAAATAATCGAAAATGTAATCCCAATTATAGGCAAAAGTTTTATTCATTGCTTTATGAATagtagtaaatataatatttgggacgattaatttaattatatttaactcaaatccaaaattatcataaaattatattatattgaacATATATCCATCACTTTGgacgtattttttaaataattaattgtaaaaaatcaattttcattttattgatTTCTCCATTGTAAGAATTAAttgtgaaataattaattcattaaaattgatatctaCAATCAATTACATTATACATATGATGAcactcataaattaattataattacatcacataCTCAAAATCCTATCAAGTACATAAATAGTTTCAAGACACAAAGTatcacaaatataataaattccaAGCtgttatttatactattataaagaaaagagataTTATAGATACAAAGTGCCGATTTTGACATCGATGtaccaaatttttataataccaaaaatatcctttaatttataagctaactaacttattcaactttctATGTTTACATTAGCTTAACtatccaattaatatatttctatcttatttataatgtattcTGTTacgtaaaatattatttattatatacacataaaaatagCATGCCACAATGCTAGTATAAATAGACACACACCTCCGTAGATTACtaccaaataaaaagttttgGGGCCTcgatatatgaaattttagttcttatcaaatactttttgggtagaataaattacatcagCTTATGTGGTTTgatctaattatacaaatgtttcatgtcttttataaaattataagtatagcCCGTCAGAGTGTTGATGTAATGTACGTACTTTAGGGGCCTTTTGTTAAATTACAAGTGCATCTTTTGAGGTGATACCGATGTAATATAccttaaaaagaatttatgtaaattttttctcCTAAGAAAATACCATCATAAACTAATACAATTACAACATTAGGGGgtgcatttataatttttatgaagaaCATGAGGTACTTGGTATAATTAGGCCTAACCTCAAGatgttgttgtaatttatccttttaattatggataaattataatgagttctcttaaaatttgtcataattacaaacatcCCCTCGTTGttcaaaaataacaaatatccCCATAAATGTAATtgtcatctaacaaatacgtCTCGTGACAGCtcattataagaaaaatatatgttagacGACTAGAAAttattcgtaattttttaaaacaacaaatcaataaatatttataattatgataaattttgagaGAGTCgttgtaatattattaaggTATACAACAACCTCTCTTGAGTATTGATAGAGTatcaataatttctcaaacaataaGATGATAatcgtaattataccaaattataAGGTTCTACGTATAATTTACcccaaaagaaattaacagtGACATTCCACAAATTCCTACAGGAAGATCAACAATATCATATCtgattttacttttctttgtTACGTATTCATCTTGACTATTATCtacatattttcaattcataattagtaatttttgaaattcgaattaatcaatatttgaggaaataaataaatagagtaGGGGGACCatcattttctaaaagaaaatgaaataaatcacAAACCACACATGTAGAAACAATTAGAGACCATTGATGtgacaagaaagaaaatgggTGTGAGTAAAGCAgaggaggaagatgaagatgccactaattttataatgataGTTGTTGTGTCGCCTCGTTTCtacgtatatataataaatatataatttttatattttaaaatatattataaataaaatatatgaattaaatagttaaataaatgtaacatctgaaaaattgaataaattaattattttattaattgaaaagtatttttgaGATCAGAAAAATTGATACAACAGTGTCAAAGCcgttattttgtatttatagcacttcttttgtttataatagtatagatagataatATCAAAACAAGCCAAGATCAATGCTCTTTAAAGCACACGATTTAAGGTactttatcttattttttatttatttattactgatgcaaaaatacaaaattaaatatattcgaGGGTCTTCAAaatgtatatacatatctttatttttctctcttttattttattgtaacaaaaaaaattaaaaataaaaccaacaaAGCGATTTTTGGTATGATCCAATCCAACTCAATTTTGACCTATATAGGATAAGAAAATCTTCATATTATTGACCAATCTTATGAACCTACATAATAAgaatcatatcaaatatgaCTTTCCTAGAAAccaaaaaagtaagaaatgCATTTTGCTAAAATTCCAACAAcaattttgtgcaattttgaCTACTTTTTGGACCTTTCTTGatttaaaatggaaaagacttcattaaaatcaattccaaaaattctaatagtaatgctttcattttaatttaatttctacaAAGTAGATCGAATTTTCTATTCCATTCAATATGTGTATATTACATGACAAAGATTACATcgtatgtatttatatttttttaaaaaatattgtacacTGTacagtatatattaaataaaataaaagatacaataagattcgaaataaaaaatttaatctgcAATTATAATAGAACTcagcaaaaaggaaagagaaaaaaatattgtgagGTCGTGAGTTCAAATTTCACCAAAGTGTGTGCGTCAAgttacttaaataataattattgttgttatattggattttgataattaaagtTTATGATATAATCTTAGTCGTGGAAATAAAGAATGAATTGCTAAAGCAAGCATCCATTAGCATCAAACTTGAGGAGTGGAGTGTGTGGACACCTTTTCAGTTGGCAGCATCTCCATATATTCCTCATACTCCATCACTACTCCCACAGCCACCACCACAACAATCCTTACAAGCAAGCAAGAAATCCCACCAAATTTCTTGGATCCCTAAAgccaaatattttcatttccttCACCAAAGAATTCAATAATCTTTAAACAAAACcccctcaaaaaaaaaaaaaaaaaaaaaaaaaaaaaaaaaaaaaaaaaaaaaaNNNNNNNNNNNNNNNNNNNNNNNNNNNNNNNNNNNNNNNNNNNNNNNNNNNNNNNNNNNNNNNNNNNNNNNNNNNNNNNNNNNNNNNNNNNNNNNNNNNNNNNNNNNNNNNNNNNNNNNNNNNNNNNNNNNNNNNNNNNNNNNNNNNNNNNNNNNNNNNNNNNNNNNNNNNNNNNNNNNNNNNNNNNNNNNNNNAaacccccccaaaaaaaaaaaaaaaaaaaaaagaagaagaaaagaaagaaagaaacagcaAATTCTTGCATTGAGCCTTTtcttatttgttattattattacaacatTAAAAATGTCACTCACAATCAAGCTACATCATGTTAATAGTGCATCAGCACAAGGCCATGCGACAAcatcaatcaagaaaagcGGTTACAGCACCAAATTCCATTCAAAGCCCATATACCACTCCAACCCTTTAGCCCCCCTTGTGATTTCTCACCAAAAAATGCAATCTTTGTCATCTTCTTGTTCAAGAAACGGTCTTGCGGTGAAGAGTTCTTTGATAGAGCCTGATGGGGGGGCGTTGGTGGATCTTGTTGTGCCTGAGAGCAAAAGGGGTGTGAAGATTTCTGAGGCTGAGGCTCTGCCCAAGGTGAAATTGACCAAGATTGATCTTGAGTGGGTTCATGTGGTAAGTGAGGGTTGGGCAAGCCCATTGAAGGGGTTTATGAGGGAAAATGAGTATTTGCAGAGCTTGCATTTCAATTCTTTGAGAATGGAAAATGGCAGTTTGGTTAACATGTCACTGCCTATTGTGTTGGCTATTGATGATGAGGTTAAGGAGAAAATTGGAGGCTCTGGTAATGTTGCATTGGTTGGGCCTGATGGTGATTTAGTTGCCATTCTTAGCAGGTTTGTGTGTTTGTTTCTAGTGTTAACTGTatgaggaaagaaaaaaggaaatgatGGAAAATGATCTTtcttttccataatttttaatgattatgTGTTTGTTTTGTGCTATGGGAGATGTGTGTTTCtcatgattaaaatattagagttcACAGTTCATATATGGTGGAATAAGCAACTAgcaaaagttttaaaaaaatgcagcTTGTGCAGCTATATGTGTTAGGTTCAAGAAAACCAGTTTCCTGATAGGCTAGTTCTTGGCCTAATTCTTTTGTAGTAAATGAATGTTCGTTGCCCTTTTAACCTCGTCTTGTGCAGAAGGCTTCGATCTCAGTGTACATGTTGTATTCGACTGTTTCTGTGCCTAGTTGAGGGTTGCCCAGAGAGCAGGATTCACAAGTGCAAGATGGTTGTGTGCTGAAAATAACTGTTTGTAATTGACTTCTTGGATTTAAACTATTATGTGAAACTAAACTTTGTTTTTTCATCTACTTTTGACATGCTCACATACCAAAAGGAATTGTGAAATTTGAGTTCtaaattccttttctttgttgtaaatttttggatgagtgAGGGGTTTGGTAAAGATGAGGCCGGGGTAAAAGATTTGACGTTAACCAAATTCATTGTTTCCAGTTATATGTCGAAAGCTGATACAAGATTTCCTAATTGTTCGGATGCTACCCAATTGATTTCATCGTTTCAAAATCACTGGTCATATGCGCTGAACTGCTTAGTTTCCCTTGTGGTTTGCTGGgaccaaattttattaatctcATGGCAAGAAGAATGTTGTATAGATGAGTTTTCTAATAGCTCTTATTTATCCGATACGTTAAAAGAAATGCATCAGAATTCATAATGAGACTGTAATGCCGAATCATGGAAGTCAGTATatcttttacatatatattgttttctaATTGTACTGTTTATTTGACAGTATTGAAATATACAAGCAcaacaaagaagaaagaattgcTAGAACATGGGGAACCACAGCTCCAGGACTACCATATGTTGAGGAGGTAATTACTCCGGCTGGAAATTGGCTCATTGGTGGAGACCTGGAAGTGCTGAAGCCCATCCAATACAATGATGGTCTTGATCACTACAGGCTTTCTCCTCAACAACTGCGCAAAGAATTCGATAGACGTCAGGCGGATGCAGTTTTTGCTTTTCAGCTGAGAAATCCAGTACATAATGGTCATGCTTTGCTAATGAACGATACTCGTCGGAGACTTTTGGAAATGGGTTACAAGAACCCAATTCTTTTGCTTCATCCATTGGGAGGTTTCACAAAGGCTGATGACGTCCCTCTTGATGTCCGCATGGAACAACACAGCAAGGTTTCTCTATACTCAATCATCAgcattttgatttatatatttgagaacATGGCCACTTGGTGGCATAGGGAAGAACTTCACACAAAATTAGAATTCTCATTAAGGTAGTACGTTAAGAGGAACCTAAAACAAGTCAACGACATGCTAATCGGGAATCGTCAGTTTAGATTATCGAGCACTCAAAGCATTTCGGCATAGTTTCTTTCATGAAAATAGGAATATTTCCTTGAGCAATTTTCTTCAATGTGTCTTCAACCTACGCAAAGAATTGTTATCCAAAGTCTTAATTAGAGCTAAAGTTTCTTCCTGAAAGGCCTTCCAGCTTGATACTCTGCATATCTTAAACTAAGCTGTGAGTCAATGGAAGTCATTTATTTCGCTACATGTACTATATcctttattttaagaaaatgtcTCTTTTCTTGATAAGGTACTTGAAGATGGGGTTCTTGACCCTGAAACTACCATCGTGTCTATTTTCCCATCACCAATGCACTATGCAGGACCAACTGAAGTACAGTGGCATGCGAAAGCACGAATAAATGCAGGGGCCAATTTCTACATTGTGGGTCGGGATCCTGCTGGTATGGGCCACCCGACAGAGAATAGGGACTTGTACGATCCAGATCATGGGAAGAAGGTGCTAAGTATGGCACCTGGTCTTGAAAAGTTGAACATTCTACCGTTCAGGGTAGGTGGCATGATATAACAATTCTATACCTTTGAATTATATGATGTGTAGCTTCTCCTGAACATCGTAACTCGTGGGACATTCTCGATTCTTTACAGTAGTATAACTATTTTCTTGATCATGTTGTTCAATTGTACATCTTAGTTAAAGCATTGCTCAAAATTCACTCTTTGAACTATCATATAGGTATCTAATTTTCATGATAATATAGGTGGCTGCATATGATACTGTCGCTAAGAAGATGGCATTTTTTGACCCTTCTCGTGCTAAAGATTTTCTCTTCATCTCTGGAACCAAGGTAAGTCTTCTACGAGGAGTAGATATTTGCAAGATCATgttcaactctctctctcatgaCCAGTTGTATGTTGATATTCTTTGGAGACAGtagaaaatgtgaaaattatcTCATGAAATCTTCATGTTTGCTTCTGTAGATGCGGACTTATGCAAGAACTGGCGAAAATCCTCCAGATGGTTTCATGTGTCCAGGAGGATGGGATGTCTTGGTCAAGTTCTACGAGAGCTTGCAGGCTGAGGATTCTACACTGAAGCAGACTGTGCCCGCATAGAGCAATCATTCTTTGATGAAGTTTAATGCAAGACAATCTCAATTGAAGTAGGATTACTATTCGATTTTAGACTTGGAAATTTTGCGCGATATCATTCTCATATTGAGGTTATGACTTCTTAGACGAGAATCTGGCACAATGACATGCATTAGTCATGAGGTGTAACTAGTTGACATCGGTCGCAAGTCATGACCATCAAATTGCATTTCATTTTTACCTTGTgtgtttcttttatattctGGATGCAATTCATAAGCTTTAGCTATGATAACTGTTTCTTTAGACCTCTGGAGTTCTCGTAATGAGTTGAAGTTCTTAATCTTACTTTCGACAAAAGTGAATTTGCATTTTAGCTCATATTTCAGTTAACATACGCACGccatatgtaaatattttttacaaaaagacaGATGACACACATTTTATACACATGGCATAATATACGATATGAAATACCAATTTGAACTAGAGATCTGAAGTGCAACAAAAATGTTTACTCAAGTTGCAATATTTACACTCATCGATGAGATGTCATAAAATCCGCAGTGCTTCCTAACTCATAAGTTACAACAACATCAAAAGCATCAATTACAGATCTACGCGTTTCAAACATAAAGAACGATGTTGTATGATTTTTTCAGTAGCAACTGCAAAATTGCAGGATGCACAAAAAAAACTATCATCCTGCTGTATAAGAACAAACGGCATCTAGACTGAATGAGCTTTGCTGTCTACAAAAGCTTGTATCGATGGTTCCCTTCCAAGAAAATCCGATAGTATCTCAAGAGGGTCTTTTGCACCTCCTGGGGCCAATACCTGTCAAATGGCATCGACCGCAAATATGAAGAGTTAAACACAGAAAATTTTGCTTCTTGCGGAATCTCAAGTATGATATACAGCAAATATGCAACTGATTAGAGGAGACCAGAAATAATATCTGATCTTGACACgaacaaatttgatgaagaCAAAGTATTCAAaacttaacaaaaatatacgCATTACCTTGTTCCTCAAATGCATGCCAGCATTCTGGTTAAATATGTCGTCACGAAACTTCATGGCAAATATATCAGCAGCAAACACCTATCAGTGAGATTAATGAACCTATTAGAGACATCCAACAACTTTGTTTTCCCTAACTATGTTGGATATGGGGTTTGAGTCAATGTTATACTTTCAGGTTACACTTCAACTGCTACAGGAAAATTACAATGTTACAATTTTTACAAGCGCCTCAACGTAAGTGAGAGACCATCTGTTGTGTGAGGAGCATTATCTGAACCATACAAACATTTGTGTATCTTGTGCTTGATTTTCCTGATTGTTTTTTGCAAACATTTCATAATCTGTCTT encodes:
- the LOC105168363 gene encoding ATP sulfurylase 2, which translates into the protein MSLTIKLHHVNSASAQGHATTSIKKSGYSTKFHSKPIYHSNPLAPLVISHQKMQSLSSSCSRNGLAVKSSLIEPDGGALVDLVVPESKRGVKISEAEALPKVKLTKIDLEWVHVVSEGWASPLKGFMRENEYLQSLHFNSLRMENGSLVNMSLPIVLAIDDEVKEKIGGSGNVALVGPDGDLVAILSSIEIYKHNKEERIARTWGTTAPGLPYVEEVITPAGNWLIGGDLEVLKPIQYNDGLDHYRLSPQQLRKEFDRRQADAVFAFQLRNPVHNGHALLMNDTRRRLLEMGYKNPILLLHPLGGFTKADDVPLDVRMEQHSKVLEDGVLDPETTIVSIFPSPMHYAGPTEVQWHAKARINAGANFYIVGRDPAGMGHPTENRDLYDPDHGKKVLSMAPGLEKLNILPFRVAAYDTVAKKMAFFDPSRAKDFLFISGTKMRTYARTGENPPDGFMCPGGWDVLVKFYESLQAEDSTLKQTVPA